In one Streptomyces sp. NBC_01241 genomic region, the following are encoded:
- a CDS encoding serine hydrolase, translating into MTEGAAGRGISRRRLGGGMLALGGALALAPIPFAERASAMESEAESSGMRAGTGTDAASAQGRPTLRRGSAARAGLLQGPLDQLVADAEKFLSNSPKHPWYAGAVLLAGRGGTVALHHPIGKAVRYAAYDEKTDTGVEFPPDQQIAMAEDTVFDLASVSKLFTSILAVQQIERGKLELEAKVASYLPDFAGSGKQDITIRQLLTHTSGFRAWIPLYKAPTREGKLELLWNEVPANPPGTVYLYSDLNLISLQLVLEKITGRTEDVLLREEITAPLGMQRTRYNPPASWKPKIAATEDARLPWSGLDRGLVWGQVHDENAYSLDGVAGHAGVFSCAWDLAVLARTLLNGGVYGRARILSAESVDLLFTDFNTAFPGDAHGLGFELYQHWYMGAMATPRTAGHTGFTGTSLVLDPTTDSFLIVLGNSVHPVRNWRSGSAPRVATANQMARAVAVRPARGRTAWFSGLASATSATLTLPALRLASSRARLSSALWWDTEPGSDFLYLEASADAGATWQPVPFTTVPTSGDHHPEPEPEPRPTGSVSGWSGRVWHRLDADLAAWRGKEVRLRWRYATDQLYVGRGVYVDAVRVEDGTRPVFDDSRDGDAARIEALGWTASSD; encoded by the coding sequence ATGACCGAGGGCGCGGCCGGGAGAGGTATCAGCCGGCGCAGGCTGGGCGGTGGGATGCTGGCTCTGGGCGGAGCACTCGCCCTGGCGCCGATTCCGTTCGCGGAGCGGGCGTCGGCCATGGAGTCGGAAGCGGAGTCGTCGGGTATGCGCGCAGGGACCGGGACGGACGCGGCGTCCGCGCAGGGCCGGCCGACACTGCGGCGCGGATCCGCCGCCCGTGCCGGGCTGTTGCAGGGGCCGCTGGACCAATTGGTCGCCGACGCGGAGAAGTTCCTCTCCAATTCCCCCAAGCACCCCTGGTACGCCGGTGCGGTACTGCTCGCAGGCCGGGGCGGCACGGTGGCCCTGCACCACCCGATCGGCAAGGCCGTGCGCTACGCGGCGTACGACGAGAAGACCGATACGGGGGTGGAGTTCCCACCCGATCAGCAGATCGCCATGGCCGAGGACACGGTCTTCGACCTGGCTTCGGTGTCCAAGCTGTTCACCTCGATCCTGGCCGTGCAGCAGATCGAGCGCGGCAAGCTGGAGCTGGAGGCGAAGGTCGCCTCGTACCTGCCCGATTTCGCCGGCAGCGGCAAGCAGGACATCACCATCCGTCAGCTCCTCACGCACACCTCGGGCTTCCGCGCCTGGATTCCGCTGTACAAGGCGCCGACGCGGGAGGGGAAGCTGGAGCTGCTGTGGAACGAGGTGCCGGCCAACCCGCCCGGCACGGTGTACCTCTACTCCGACCTCAACCTGATCTCGCTGCAACTGGTCCTGGAGAAGATCACCGGCCGCACCGAGGACGTCCTGCTCCGCGAGGAGATCACCGCTCCGCTCGGCATGCAGCGCACCCGGTACAACCCACCGGCCTCCTGGAAGCCGAAGATCGCCGCGACCGAGGACGCCCGGCTCCCCTGGTCCGGCCTGGACCGCGGTCTCGTCTGGGGCCAGGTGCACGACGAGAACGCGTACAGCCTGGACGGTGTGGCGGGCCACGCCGGAGTCTTCTCCTGCGCCTGGGACCTCGCGGTCCTCGCCCGCACGCTGCTCAACGGCGGGGTCTACGGCCGGGCGAGGATCCTCTCCGCGGAATCGGTGGACCTGCTGTTCACGGACTTCAACACCGCGTTCCCCGGAGATGCGCACGGTCTGGGTTTCGAGCTCTACCAGCACTGGTACATGGGGGCGATGGCCACCCCGCGTACGGCGGGCCACACCGGTTTCACCGGTACCAGCCTGGTTCTGGACCCGACGACCGACTCGTTCCTGATCGTCCTCGGCAACTCGGTGCATCCGGTGCGCAATTGGCGCTCCGGCAGTGCGCCGCGCGTCGCCACCGCCAACCAGATGGCGCGCGCCGTCGCGGTCCGCCCGGCCCGGGGACGTACGGCGTGGTTCTCGGGACTGGCCAGCGCCACCAGCGCCACGCTCACGCTGCCCGCGCTGCGTCTCGCGTCCTCGCGGGCCCGGCTGAGCTCGGCACTGTGGTGGGACACCGAGCCCGGATCCGACTTCCTCTACCTGGAGGCGTCGGCGGACGCGGGGGCGACCTGGCAGCCGGTGCCGTTCACCACCGTACCGACGAGCGGTGACCACCACCCGGAACCCGAGCCCGAACCCCGTCCGACGGGCTCGGTCTCCGGCTGGTCCGGCCGCGTCTGGCACCGTCTCGACGCGGACCTGGCCGCATGGCGCGGCAAGGAGGTGCGGCTGCGGTGGCGGTACGCCACGGATCAGCTGTACGTCGGGCGCGGGGTGTACGTGGACGCGGTCCGGGTCGAGGACGGCACCCGGCCGGTCTTCGACGACAGTCGGGACGGCGATGCCGCGCGCATCGAGGCGCTGGGGTGGACGGCTTCGTCGGACTGA
- a CDS encoding aminoglycoside phosphotransferase family protein: protein MTASPQTWTRAERLDADRLAAALRAEAGVRLIVEGPCSGGEVGAAYVRWPDGRRSVLKSRPDTRVEDLRAGPLAVCEMLRAQGYPCPSTELAVQVGHAVALVQELLPGTPMRRLDHHGLDQALTLNASQAGLLAGRTDVPSMNLYMLDDGPGYCLHEPLRRHSRRGGDLERRIRSVGADHPHHLAGHDVVHQDFHQGNLLAVDGSVTGVIDWDGAGRGDRRFDLVTLRFGLHANEQAPDVTKRLDDLLDGLPEDVLRPSWAHMSLHMADWAIRHFAPGDVGHWLDLAEQRL from the coding sequence ATGACCGCATCTCCGCAGACCTGGACCCGCGCCGAGCGACTTGATGCCGACCGGCTGGCAGCAGCCCTGCGTGCCGAGGCAGGTGTCCGGCTGATCGTGGAGGGGCCCTGTTCCGGAGGGGAGGTCGGTGCCGCATACGTGCGATGGCCCGACGGTCGCCGTTCCGTGCTGAAATCGCGGCCGGACACCCGCGTCGAGGATCTACGGGCGGGGCCGCTGGCGGTCTGCGAGATGCTGCGCGCGCAGGGGTACCCCTGCCCGTCGACGGAGTTGGCGGTCCAGGTGGGTCACGCGGTGGCGCTGGTCCAGGAGCTCCTGCCGGGCACGCCGATGCGGCGTCTGGACCACCATGGGCTGGACCAGGCACTCACCCTCAACGCGTCACAGGCGGGACTGCTGGCCGGACGTACGGATGTCCCGTCGATGAACCTGTATATGCTCGACGACGGCCCCGGCTACTGTCTTCACGAGCCGCTGCGTCGGCACAGTCGGCGCGGCGGTGACCTGGAGCGGCGGATCAGGTCAGTCGGAGCGGATCACCCGCATCACCTGGCCGGGCACGACGTCGTGCACCAGGACTTCCACCAGGGCAACCTGCTCGCCGTCGACGGCTCGGTCACCGGCGTCATCGACTGGGACGGCGCCGGCCGGGGTGACCGCCGTTTCGATCTGGTCACGCTGCGCTTCGGGCTGCACGCGAACGAGCAGGCACCGGACGTCACGAAGCGCCTCGACGACCTCCTGGACGGCCTGCCCGAGGACGTCCTGCGTCCCTCCTGGGCGCATATGAGTCTGCACATGGCCGACTGGGCCATCAGGCACTTCGCCCCGGGCGACGTCGGGCACTGGCTCGACCTGGCCGAGCAACGCCTCTGA
- a CDS encoding MFS transporter — translation MKATVELPTTPLKPLRVAAFRRFVLANLVSATGSAMAPLALAYAVIGQGGGAGSLGIVLATNSVPTVVLTIAGGVLADRLSRSRILFLGNLLAAAAQGVLALLVATHQATTVSIAACGFLSGIAVAFTGPAATGVVGQLVAAEHLQQANALVRLPNNAVKVLGPVAGGLIVAVGGPAWALSWDALTFLVAALLLLGLRLSAPVTTGSALADLRAGWSGFRSRTWLWTYTAAGTVVVAAWLAGFQLLGPVVAKEHYEGARSWGLVQGAFAFGLLAGTLVCLRWKPYRLLAVAVITGCALCLPLLALGTGLALPWVMLSAVLAGIGLDVAIVAWTTALQQHVPQEELGRMSSFNGVGERIAIPLGYLVTAFAAHAWADRSVLLVCAGAIVATTVLNLCVRDVYRVNRV, via the coding sequence ATGAAGGCCACTGTCGAACTGCCCACAACCCCCTTGAAACCACTGCGTGTTGCCGCATTCCGTCGATTCGTTCTCGCCAATCTCGTCTCCGCGACCGGGTCCGCGATGGCTCCTCTCGCGCTCGCGTACGCGGTGATCGGGCAGGGCGGAGGGGCCGGGTCGCTCGGCATCGTGCTGGCCACGAACTCGGTCCCGACGGTCGTCCTCACCATCGCCGGCGGCGTCCTCGCGGACCGCCTGTCGCGGAGCCGGATCCTGTTTCTGGGCAACCTGCTGGCCGCGGCCGCGCAGGGGGTGCTCGCCCTGCTGGTGGCCACGCATCAGGCGACGACCGTTTCGATCGCCGCGTGCGGCTTCCTGTCGGGGATCGCCGTGGCCTTCACCGGTCCGGCCGCCACGGGCGTGGTGGGACAGCTCGTCGCGGCGGAGCACCTCCAGCAGGCCAATGCGCTGGTCCGGCTGCCGAACAATGCCGTCAAGGTGCTCGGCCCCGTCGCCGGAGGGCTGATCGTCGCGGTCGGCGGTCCGGCGTGGGCCCTGTCGTGGGATGCGCTCACCTTCCTGGTCGCGGCGCTCCTGCTGCTCGGTCTGCGGCTGAGCGCGCCGGTCACGACGGGGAGTGCGCTGGCCGACCTGCGGGCGGGGTGGTCCGGATTCCGCTCCCGCACCTGGCTGTGGACATACACCGCGGCCGGGACGGTCGTGGTCGCCGCCTGGCTGGCAGGCTTTCAGCTCCTCGGCCCGGTCGTCGCCAAGGAACACTACGAGGGGGCGCGTTCCTGGGGGCTCGTCCAGGGCGCGTTCGCGTTCGGTCTGCTGGCGGGGACGCTGGTGTGCCTGCGCTGGAAGCCGTACCGTCTGCTGGCCGTTGCCGTCATCACCGGCTGCGCTCTCTGCCTGCCACTGCTGGCGCTGGGCACGGGCCTGGCCCTGCCCTGGGTGATGCTCAGTGCCGTGCTCGCCGGCATCGGGCTGGATGTCGCCATCGTGGCATGGACCACCGCGCTCCAACAGCATGTGCCCCAGGAGGAGTTGGGGCGCATGAGCTCGTTCAACGGGGTCGGGGAACGCATCGCGATCCCGCTCGGCTACCTCGTCACCGCGTTCGCCGCACATGCCTGGGCCGACCGGTCCGTGCTCCTGGTCTGTGCCGGTGCCATCGTGGCCACCACGGTCCTCAACCTCTGCGTACGGGATGTGTACCGCGTCAATCGCGTCTGA
- a CDS encoding phytoene desaturase family protein encodes MHAPDSYDAVIVGGGHNGLVAAAYLARAGQSVLVLERLATTGGAAVSTRPFAGVDARLSRYSYLVSLLPRKIVRDLGLDFAVRQRTVSSYTPTVRGGRATGLLVGGDRTRDSFAALTGSDREYAAWQRFYGMTRRVAERVFPTLTEPLPTRDALRARIGDKEAWRALFEEPVGVAVEENFRDDLVRGVVLTDALIGTFADAHDPSLLQNRCFLYHVIGGGTGDWDVPVGGMGALTDTLARAALAAGAQIRVRHEATRIDTDGTTAAITVRSPDAEHVVTARRVLVNASPQALAALLGDEPPAPAEGAQLKVNMVLTRLPRLRDRCVDPREAFAGTFHIAEGYGQLADAYRDAAAGRLPAAPPSEIYCHSLTDPSILGPGLAARGYQTLTLFGLHTPARLFAADNAATRAELLTATLAELDAHLDEPVTDCLARDENGEPCIEAKTPLDLEQDLRLPGGHIFHRDLAFPYAAESTGRWGVETAHANVLLCGAGAVRGGGVSGVPGHNAAMAALGR; translated from the coding sequence ATGCACGCACCCGACAGCTATGACGCGGTGATCGTGGGCGGTGGCCACAACGGTCTCGTCGCCGCCGCCTACCTCGCCCGCGCCGGACAGTCCGTCCTGGTCCTGGAACGCCTCGCCACCACCGGGGGAGCGGCCGTCTCCACCCGTCCCTTCGCCGGAGTCGACGCCCGCCTGTCGCGCTACTCGTACCTCGTGTCCCTGCTGCCGCGGAAGATCGTCCGCGATCTCGGTCTGGACTTCGCCGTACGCCAGCGGACCGTCTCCTCGTACACCCCGACCGTGCGCGGCGGCCGCGCCACCGGACTGCTCGTCGGCGGGGACCGCACCCGGGACTCCTTCGCCGCGCTCACCGGATCGGACCGGGAGTACGCGGCGTGGCAGCGCTTCTACGGCATGACGCGACGCGTCGCGGAGCGGGTCTTCCCGACGCTCACCGAACCCCTGCCCACCCGGGACGCGCTGCGCGCACGGATCGGTGACAAGGAGGCCTGGCGGGCGCTCTTCGAGGAGCCCGTCGGTGTCGCCGTCGAGGAGAACTTCCGCGACGACCTCGTACGCGGAGTCGTTCTCACCGACGCCCTGATCGGCACCTTCGCCGACGCGCACGACCCGTCCCTGCTCCAGAACCGCTGCTTCCTCTACCACGTCATCGGTGGCGGTACCGGCGACTGGGACGTTCCGGTCGGCGGCATGGGCGCCCTCACCGACACCCTCGCCCGGGCCGCCCTCGCGGCCGGGGCACAGATCCGCGTACGGCACGAGGCGACCCGGATCGACACCGACGGGACAACGGCCGCGATCACCGTCCGCTCACCCGACGCGGAACACGTCGTCACGGCCCGCCGGGTCCTCGTCAACGCCTCGCCGCAGGCGCTCGCCGCGCTCCTCGGCGACGAACCGCCCGCCCCGGCCGAGGGCGCACAGCTGAAGGTGAACATGGTGCTCACCCGGCTGCCCCGGCTGCGTGACCGCTGTGTCGACCCCCGCGAGGCCTTCGCCGGCACGTTCCACATCGCCGAGGGGTACGGGCAGCTCGCCGACGCCTACCGGGACGCGGCGGCGGGACGGCTGCCCGCCGCCCCGCCGTCCGAGATCTACTGCCACTCACTGACCGACCCGTCGATCCTCGGACCAGGCCTGGCCGCCCGCGGCTACCAGACCCTCACCCTCTTCGGTCTGCACACCCCCGCCCGGCTGTTCGCCGCCGACAACGCGGCGACGCGCGCCGAGCTGCTCACGGCCACGCTCGCCGAACTCGACGCGCACCTGGACGAGCCGGTCACCGACTGCCTGGCACGCGACGAGAACGGCGAACCGTGCATCGAGGCGAAGACCCCGCTCGATCTCGAACAGGACCTTCGGCTGCCCGGCGGCCACATCTTCCACCGGGACCTCGCGTTCCCGTACGCCGCCGAATCCACCGGCCGGTGGGGCGTGGAGACGGCGCACGCCAATGTGCTGCTGTGCGGGGCGGGCGCCGTACGCGGTGGCGGGGTCAGCGGGGTTCCCGGCCACAACGCGGCGATGGCGGCGCTGGGCCGGTGA
- a CDS encoding serine/threonine-protein kinase codes for MADTRLIQSRYRLLDLIGRGGMGEVWRARDESLGRHVAVKCLKPMGPQHDRSFTRILRERFRREARVAAALQHRGVTVVHDFGEHEGVLYLVMELLDGRNLSQLLEDNEQHPLPVPDIVDIAEQVADALGYTHQQGIVHRDLKPANIMRLTDGTVKICDFGIARLGHDIGFTSRLTGTGIAMGTPHYMSPEQISGGNVDHRSDLYSLGCVLYEIATGAPPFDLDDAWAVLVGHRDTQPEPLRTHRAELPGFFDRVVLELLAKTPEERPVDAGDLRQRIAVGRTGEQPQLRPTEQVLFAPSVPVVRPGQQLPAWTRGMTTGHKATGARPGLAPPDHSAGLTGEWTTGTDLRHFTGELPLPRAERPTPSPELLSVLANRHSAGLNLGRLGHWEEAGEVHRAVAAEREHALGPDHPDTLSSRYEVAFTLSRTGRASDALREFGRVAQGRERALGTDHPETLAARQEMAYVLGRLGRHFEAHQVYAAVLASRERTMGPDHPDTLRCRHNLAFNLGRLGRLEDSYRMARDVASARTRLLGADHPDTLVTLYEVAYTLGRLGRWTEALQTYREVARDRARALGADHPDTLSARYEIGISLGRLGRSAEALELYRALVEDRTRVGGPTDPGTLRARHGLGVNLGRLARWEEALAEARDVTAIRGRVLGDDHPDTVVSRREIAVGLGWLGRWADALTVYREVAEARERVLGADHPDTLAARNDEAHCLEQLGRGPEAVELYRRVAALRQGRDAPSG; via the coding sequence ATGGCGGACACCAGGCTGATCCAGAGCCGGTACCGACTGCTCGATCTGATCGGGCGCGGCGGAATGGGCGAGGTGTGGCGCGCCCGAGACGAGTCGCTCGGCCGCCACGTGGCCGTCAAATGCCTCAAGCCGATGGGGCCCCAGCACGACCGGTCCTTCACCCGCATCCTGCGCGAACGCTTCCGCCGCGAGGCCCGCGTCGCCGCCGCGCTCCAGCACCGCGGCGTCACCGTCGTCCATGACTTCGGGGAGCACGAGGGCGTCCTGTACCTGGTGATGGAACTCCTCGACGGCCGCAACCTCAGCCAGCTCCTGGAGGACAACGAACAGCACCCGCTGCCGGTGCCCGACATCGTCGACATCGCCGAACAGGTCGCCGACGCCCTCGGCTACACCCACCAGCAGGGCATCGTGCACCGCGACCTCAAGCCCGCCAACATCATGCGCCTCACCGACGGCACGGTGAAGATCTGCGACTTCGGCATCGCCAGGCTCGGCCACGACATCGGTTTCACCTCCCGCCTCACCGGCACGGGCATCGCCATGGGCACCCCGCACTACATGTCTCCGGAGCAGATCAGCGGCGGCAACGTCGACCACCGCAGCGACCTGTACTCACTGGGCTGCGTCCTGTACGAGATCGCCACCGGAGCACCGCCGTTCGACCTCGACGACGCCTGGGCCGTCCTCGTCGGACACCGCGACACCCAGCCCGAACCACTGCGCACCCACCGGGCCGAACTCCCCGGATTCTTCGACCGCGTCGTCCTGGAACTGCTGGCCAAGACCCCCGAGGAACGGCCCGTCGACGCGGGCGACCTGCGACAGCGGATCGCCGTCGGCCGCACCGGCGAGCAGCCGCAGCTCCGGCCCACGGAGCAGGTACTGTTCGCGCCGTCCGTTCCCGTCGTACGGCCGGGGCAGCAGCTGCCGGCCTGGACCCGCGGCATGACCACCGGACACAAGGCGACCGGCGCCCGCCCCGGACTCGCCCCGCCCGACCACTCCGCGGGCCTCACGGGCGAGTGGACCACCGGCACCGACCTGCGGCACTTCACCGGAGAGCTGCCGCTGCCCAGGGCCGAGCGGCCGACCCCGTCCCCGGAACTGCTCTCCGTCCTCGCCAACCGGCACAGCGCGGGCCTCAATCTGGGCCGGCTCGGGCACTGGGAGGAAGCCGGCGAGGTGCACCGCGCGGTCGCCGCCGAACGCGAGCACGCGCTGGGCCCCGACCATCCCGACACGCTCTCCAGCCGGTACGAGGTCGCCTTCACCCTCAGCCGCACCGGCCGCGCCTCCGATGCGCTGCGGGAGTTCGGCCGCGTCGCCCAGGGCCGCGAACGAGCCCTGGGCACCGACCACCCGGAGACCCTCGCGGCCCGCCAGGAGATGGCGTACGTCCTCGGCCGGCTCGGCCGGCACTTCGAGGCCCACCAGGTGTATGCGGCGGTCCTGGCCTCCCGGGAACGGACGATGGGCCCCGACCACCCCGACACCCTGCGCTGTCGCCACAACCTCGCCTTCAACCTCGGCAGGCTCGGCCGCCTGGAGGACTCGTACCGGATGGCCAGGGATGTGGCATCCGCCCGCACCCGCCTGCTGGGCGCCGACCACCCCGACACCCTGGTCACGCTCTACGAAGTGGCGTACACGCTCGGCCGGCTGGGCCGCTGGACGGAGGCTCTGCAGACCTACCGGGAAGTCGCCCGCGACCGTGCCCGGGCGCTGGGCGCCGACCATCCCGACACCCTGTCCGCCCGCTACGAGATCGGCATCAGCCTCGGCCGCCTGGGCCGCAGCGCGGAGGCCCTGGAGCTGTATCGCGCCCTCGTCGAGGACCGGACCAGGGTGGGCGGCCCCACCGACCCCGGGACGCTCCGCGCCCGTCACGGCCTCGGCGTCAATCTGGGGCGGCTGGCGCGCTGGGAGGAGGCGCTCGCCGAGGCGCGCGACGTGACCGCGATCCGCGGACGCGTCCTGGGCGACGACCACCCGGACACCGTCGTCAGCCGCCGGGAGATCGCCGTCGGCCTCGGCTGGCTCGGCCGCTGGGCCGACGCCCTCACCGTCTACCGCGAGGTCGCCGAAGCCCGAGAACGGGTACTCGGCGCCGACCACCCCGACACCCTCGCCGCCCGCAACGACGAGGCGCACTGCCTGGAGCAGCTCGGTCGGGGACCTGAGGCCGTCGAGCTGTACCGCCGGGTCGCCGCCTTGCGCCAGGGACGGGACGCACCGTCGGGCTGA
- a CDS encoding oxygenase MpaB family protein: MVDADPGLFGPESVTWQMHGDPMMWVAGVRALYLQALHPRAVRGVMQNSDFREDAWGRLMRTAGFVGTITYGTTEAAEKAGARVRRIHRLLKATDPATGETYGVGEPGLLLWVHCAEVDSYLQIERRSGFPLTDAQADRYIDEHRHSARLVGLDPADVPATTAQLAAYFERVRPQLAASPEALDVDDFLRRPPVHPLLVPARALLWRRVAALAYQSLPPYAHELYGRPVGPARTVDRRLRTTGTALRCIPSRLRWQLPPGHILNAMARLGPGSRPTPYKLRSRAAILDGPGRAPR; this comes from the coding sequence ATGGTGGACGCCGACCCGGGGCTCTTCGGACCCGAATCCGTCACCTGGCAGATGCACGGCGACCCGATGATGTGGGTCGCCGGAGTGCGCGCGCTCTACCTCCAGGCGCTGCACCCGCGCGCCGTGCGCGGCGTCATGCAGAACTCCGACTTCCGCGAGGACGCCTGGGGCCGGCTGATGCGCACGGCCGGCTTCGTCGGAACGATCACCTACGGCACCACCGAAGCGGCCGAGAAGGCGGGCGCCCGGGTCCGCCGGATCCACCGGCTCCTCAAGGCCACCGACCCGGCCACCGGGGAGACGTACGGCGTCGGCGAACCCGGGCTGCTGTTGTGGGTGCACTGCGCCGAGGTCGATTCCTACCTCCAGATCGAACGCCGCTCCGGCTTCCCGCTCACCGACGCCCAGGCCGACCGCTACATCGACGAGCACCGCCACAGCGCCCGGCTCGTCGGCCTCGACCCCGCCGACGTACCGGCCACCACCGCGCAGCTCGCCGCCTACTTCGAACGGGTGCGGCCGCAACTCGCCGCTTCCCCCGAGGCATTGGACGTCGACGACTTCCTGCGCCGGCCACCCGTCCACCCACTGCTCGTACCGGCACGCGCACTGCTGTGGCGGCGCGTCGCGGCACTCGCCTACCAGTCACTGCCCCCGTACGCCCATGAGCTCTACGGCAGACCCGTGGGGCCCGCGCGCACCGTCGACCGGCGGCTGCGCACCACCGGAACCGCTCTGCGCTGCATTCCGTCCCGGCTCCGCTGGCAACTCCCGCCCGGTCATATTCTGAACGCGATGGCCCGACTCGGTCCGGGCAGCCGCCCCACCCCGTACAAACTGCGCAGCCGGGCCGCCATACTGGACGGGCCGGGGAGGGCACCGAGGTAG